Genomic DNA from Bacterioplanes sanyensis:
GACGCCATTTCCGGCGCCTCGCCAACATTGAGGTCAAATACCGCAGTACTGACGCAGCAGGATGCGCAAGCGCGTCAGCAACAAGTGGCGCTGGCCGATGAAAAAAGTGACAAGCTGATATTGGGGTTTGATCCAAACGCTGACTATCGCCGCCAGAATGTTGAATTAGAGGATATTCGCCGTTCGGTAAATGCTTCCTTGTTAATGCGCGATGCGCTGCGCAATGAACTGACGGTCGGTGCAAGTTTTTCAAAGGAAGAGGATTACACCAGTTCCAGCGCCAGTGTCTCGCAGTTATGGTGGGCTGATCGGCGGAAAAATCGCTCTTACTCGGTTGGTGCGTCGGTGATTTATAACGAGTCGTATGTTTTTACCGACGGCTATGCCGACCAGTACATTGACGATAATCTGATGTGGGATGCCGAAGTCAGCGTCAGCCAGGTGCTGTCCGATAAAGCACATCTGTCTTTGTCGGCTTACATCAACCACGATCGCGGATATTTGAGCAATCATTACCAAACCATTGTGCGCGGCATCGACCTGAACAACGACCAACGCATTGATCGCAGCGAATGGCTGCTGGCGGCAGAAGAGCGGCCAGATCAGCGCACCGGTGGCGGAGTGGGCGCACTGCATGTGTGGCAATGGAATAGCGGTATTACCAGTCAATTGAACTATCGCTACTTCGACGACGATTGGGGCATCGCCAGTCATACCCTGAACTGGGCATTGGATATTCCGGTAAGCGATCAACTGACGGTATTGCCCGTTATGCGCGTGTATCAGCAGCAAGCGGCCTTCTTCTATAAAGATGCCGATGGCAGCGACATCGTCTTTGATGGACGTGAATACGGCAGCAGTGATCAGCGCTTGGGCGAATACACCGCTTGGCACGCTCAACTCGGGGCGCAGTGGCGACCCTGGCCGCAATGGCGTCTGGATGCCAGCGCGGCGTTTTACCAGCAAAGTAGTGATTTTGATGCCTATTGGTTGATGCTGGGCGGCAGCTATCAATATTGATAATGGGCACGATTGTGATGGCGTCAACAATGCGATGATTTTTTGCGCCACAGTGGTTGATCTTGGCGCAAGAAACACTTACTTTTCCTGACACCGGCGCAAGGACGCTACGCTCTGGCGCCATTCCTCGCCTCTTGTTATATGGAGATAAGCCATGAACTGGTATATCAATGCTCTAAAAAACTATTTTAACTTCTCTGATCGTGCTCGCCGCAAAGAGTATTGGATGTTTGTATTGTTCTACATCATTTTCTATGCAATCAGTGCGGCGATAGATTTTGCGGTGGGCGCTTCTGGCATCATCCTGATGGTATACGCGCTGGCGATGCTGATCCCGTCGATTTCAGTTGGTGTTCGTCGTTTACACGATACCAACCGCAGTGGTTGGTGGATGCTTATCTCGCTGGTGCCATTGGTTGGCGCGATTATTTTACTGGTATTCCTAGTGCAAGATAGTCGTGATGAAGACAACCGCTATGGTGATTCACCGAAGCTGGCAGCGGCGTAATCCAACTCAGACGAGTTGTAGAGAAAAGGCGGCCAATCGGCCGCTTTTTTTATCATCAAGGATGCACCATGACTGATTCTCAAATCGTTTATAAACGCAACTCTGTATGGTGGATAGCTACGTGTTATTTGCTTGGCACGCTGTTTTTATTGTTGGCAGCGGTGGGCGGCATAGTGAACGCCGGTATTGGTGGTGTGAAAACGCTGATAGAAATGTCTGGCGAGCAAGAAGCCCAGCGTTATTTAGCTGGCACCGTGAGTGATCAAGTGCAGGTGAGCGGTTTTCGTGTCAATACTGGGCAATCGGTACCAATATTATCCGCCGCCATCGACAATAATAGCCCTTACACCATCAGTAAGATTCACCTCGAGGTCTCCTTGGTGGACGATGCCGGCATTGCTATTGCCAGCGAAACCAAGTGGTTATCCGATTTGGGCAGTATATTTCCCGGTGACCGCGGGCAAGTGCAGTTTCCGTTATCTGAACAAATGGCTGGCAAATTAGGGGAATATCAGCTGCGGATTGCTTCGTTCTCCATACTCGATAATGCCAGTTTGCAAGCAATGTGCGAGCAAGTCCCTGATTCCTAATCCGTTGCGGAAGCGCTACGACATCAAGATGCATTTGGTAGCACCAAGGTGGTTGGCACTGTGCCTTAGTTGGCTTTGCACGGGCTGCTAATTGGCTTTGGCGTATAGCATGATGCTTGCTCGTGGGAGCGGGCAGCTGCCCTCTGTATTCAGTCAGGAGTCATGTGCTTGTCATCGTCGCCTCACTTCTGCCTGTCCTACCGCACGTTCGCTATCGAACCCAGACTACTTTCTAGCTTTTGACCATTTTGTCATCAGATGTTCTGCCTGGGTGAAAGATGCCGCCTAAGTGGAACGTTGGGCCCTTGTCGCCGTGCAAAACTCAACCGTATGATGGCGGCGTGTTGAAATCTAAGGAAAGCATCGCGATGAAGCGTTTACTGAAATGGACGGGCGCTGTCAGCTTGTCTGCCGTGGTATTGGCCAGTGGGTTTGCCGCCCACGAGTGGTATGCCGAAAAGCCGGTTTATTTGAACAACTTTCTAAACCGTGAACTGTTAAAAGAGGCGTTAACTGAACCACAGAATCTGACGTCGTTAGGCTTTTTGGAAACCGTCGGCATAGATGGCCACAATGCAAAACTGAACGATTTAAGCCCTGAGCGTCGCGACGAGCAACATCAACGCATGATTGCCGGACGTGAAGTATTGTTGCAATACGACGATGCCGCACTGACCGAGCAGGAACGTTTGTCCAAAGCCATTGCCCTGTATCTGCTGGACCAGCAAATAGACGGCTATCGTTTTCGCTTTCACGACTATCCGGTCAACCAATTGTTTGGAGTTCAGAACTGGTTTCCAAGCTTTATGGACTCACAACATCAAGTTACTGATTTGACGTCGGTGGAACATTACTTAGCTCGGCTAGGTGCGGTGGAGCTGCAGTTTCAACAGCTATTAAAAGGCTTGCAGCAACGTGAGCAGCGCGGCGTGTTGCCACCACGTTTTGTGGTGGATCGCGTACTCGATGAAATGAGCGGGTTTGTGAACACACCCGCCAAAGATAATATTCTCTACACCTCGTTGGCCAAGCGGTTGGCGGAATCTGAGGTGGCCACGAGTCAGCACGAAGAGTTATTGGCCGCCACTGAGGTGGCGATACAGTCGCAAGTGTATCCAGCCTATCAGGGATTAATCGACTATTTCACTGCCGTCCGTCCTAATACCAGCAGCGATGACGGTGTCTGGAAGCTTCCCGATGGCGACGACTATTACCGCTATCAATTACGTCGTCAAACGACCACCGAATTAAGCCCGGAGGCCATTCATGCCATGGGACTGTCTGAAGTTGCGCGCATTCAGCGCCAGATACTGGATATTTTGCAGCAGCAAGGTGTGAGTGATAGTGACGATTTTGTCATCGCCATCGATGCTCTGGCCCAGCGTTCAGATCAATATTATCCAGATACGGCGCAAGGACGTGAGCAAATTCTGCAAGATTATCGCGATATTATTACGGAGATCGAAGATAACTTAGCCGGTGTTTTTGGTCGCACGCCACAGGCGGGTGTGGAAGTTCGGCGCATCCCTGAGTTTAAAGAAAAAACCGCTCCCGGCGCGTACTACATGCACCCATCCATTGACGGTAGCCGTCCCGGACGTTTTTTTGCCAATTTGTACGATATTAAAGCCACACCTAAGTACGGTATGCGCACGTTGGCGTACCATGAGGCTGTACCGGGACACCACTTTCAGATTGCGTTAGCGATGGAAGCTGAGGGTATTCCTTTTTTGCGCAAAGCATCGCCATTCACCGCCTTTACCGAGGGCTGGGCTCTGTACGCTGAGTACCTTGCTTGGGAAATGGGCATGCAAGACCAACCGTTTGACAATGTAGGGCGTTTGCAGGCGGAGCTGTTCCGTGCGGTCAGATTGGTGGTGGATACCGGTTTGCATGCCAAGCGCTGGACGCGAGAACAAGCCATCGATTATATGGCCGCCAATACTGGAATTGCGATGTCAGACGTGGTGTCCGAAATCGAACGCTATATTGTCAATCCTGGGCAAGCAACGGCGTACAAAGTCGGTATGATGAAAATATTGGAACTGCGTGAAAAAGCCAAACAGCAGTTGGGTGAGCAGTTTAACCTGGCGGATTTTCATGACGAAATGCTGCGCAATGGCGCTATGCCGATGGCGTTGCTAGAAGGCAGTGTCGAGCGCTACATCGCCGCGCGTGCATCGACGGGGTTACCCATCGCCAGTGGTGAATAGTGTTATTTACCAATTGTTAAGTACCAGCGGCGGTCTTCATTGACCGCTGTTGGGTTTTAAATCGTAGCGGCCGGCGTTGAAATTATTGTAATAGTTTTGATAACGGCCACTGTCGCGAAATTTCTGTAATCCCTGATTAAAGTCCTTACGCAGCTGCTGGCTTTTTGCTTCGCCGCGAGGAAACAGTACAAAACTGTTATTTTGCAAAATCGGCTTGCTGTGATGACGGATCTCGTCATACACATGAGGCAGTTGGCGTAAATTGAAATAACCAACGCTCATTTCCTCAGGGAAGGCATCAATATAACCCGCTGCCAGTCGATTGAAATTCTGTAACGTTGTGGATACCCGTTGCAATGTGATGGTGCCATCCTGAATGGCTTGATCCATTGCTTCGCCATAGCTGTAGGATATGCCACCGCCCAGGGTTAAGTCGGATAAGTCGCTGTAGTTTTGCCAATCAAAGGGCTCACTGCTGCGATGAAAAAACACAAAGGTTTCGCTGAGCACCGGATCGCTGTACCAGAAGTCCAGGCGTCGCTCTTCTTTATCCATCCACACGGCGGTGGCATCGTGCTGCCCGGCGGCGGCTTCGCGATAAGCGCGCTCCCAGGGCATAAACTGAATGCTGACTTGATATCCTTGCGACTCAAACACATCACGAATTAGGTGCGCCACGTAGCCGTCGTGCTGTTGCTCCTGGCTTAAAAACGGAGGCCAAGAACCGACGGCAATGCTGACCTGCTTATCTTCGCTGTGGGCTGTCAGTGCCAGCAGGGTCAGTAAGGTGGCAAAGATGCGTTGAATTCGTGTTTGAGTCGTCATAATGGTTACGCCAGTAAAAGGTCTTTGGCAATGGCCCGAGCAGCCTCGTCGCCGGCAACGGCGGCGACCACTCTGAGCGCAAACACCATCGCCGTGGCAGGCCCGCGGCTGGTAATGAAATGGCCATCAACGATGATGGGTTCGGTCACGCACATGGTGGCTGATTCCAGCAGGGCTTCTTCAAACCCGGGGTAGCAGGTTGCTCGCCGGCCAGACAGCAACTGTTGCCCTGCCAATACCACGGCGGGTGCTGCGCAGATGGCGGCAATCCATTTTTGCTGACGGTGTTGCTCCGCCAGCACCGAGCTGACGGCCGGGCTGTCGGCCAAGTTTTGCGCTCCAGGCATACCGCCTGGCAAGATGACGGCATCCCATGTCTGATTGACGCAGTCTGCGGCTAAACAATCTGCCGTCAGTGTGACGCCATGTGCTGCCTTCACCTGAAGTTCGTCGCCGACGGCGGCAATGGTGGTGTCGATGCCGGCGCGGCGGCAAACGTCGATGCAAGTTAACGCTTCGATTTCTTCTGTCCCATGGGCAATAAATACCACTACGTTGGCCACGGAATTCTCCCAATGTGCTGATGTGTGCTTATTACTCTAGCACCGGCATGTGGGATAGGAAACGCACCGGCGGCTAGCCGCCGGTGGTTGGGTAGGTGTTACTGATGGGTCATCAGTAAGCTGACGCCAGAGAAACTGCGAAATGCGCGAATACCAACGTAGTAGTACTCGGCCGTGGGGCTGGCAACGTCACACGCCTCGTTGTTGCCACTGGAATAAGGGCGGCAATCATAGTTATCGCGATCCGGCTGTTGTGCGGCGCGTAAGTAAAGGTCGGCATCGCCATAGCCACCGGACATGCGCACGCTTAAATTGCTTGCCGCGGCCGGTAACTTGACCTTGTACATCAGCCATTCCCCGCGCTGTAGCGCCAGGTCAGAGACGGTTTCACCTGGGTTTAGCAACGGAATGCCATCATCTTCTTGCACTGTGATGCGTTGCTGGCTGGTATCAGTCAGGCCGTCATTGTCGGTCACCGTCAGGCTAACGTCGTAATCGCCTGCCATAGCGTAGGTATGCCTTGGGTTGGCATCGGTGGCAGTGTTGCCATCGCCAAAGTCCCAAGCGTAGCTTTCTATGGTGCCATCGCGGTCGCTGCTTTGGTTGTTAAAGACGGCGGTGAGCTTTTCTGTGGCGACACTGAAGTTGGCGATCGGCGCTTGCTGGCCGCCGTCACCGCCATCGTTGTCTGGAATGCCATCAAAAAAGGTACTGATTTTTGGCCAGATACGGTCGATCAGTACACCTTGATTGGGGCAGCCGCCAAAGTGGTGCAGGGCAATGACTTTATTGCTGGAGTCTGCCAACACTGGCGAACCTGAGCTGCCACCAATGGTGTCGCATAAATACCCGGTGTCGGTATTGCTGCCACGGCCTCCCGTAACAGCAACATCAATTTCACATTGTCCGGAGCTATTTTTGTCTGACTCAATCGACAATTCTTTAGGATTGCCAGCACCGTGCTGCGGAATAAAAATGCCTTCTCCTAACACCGGCTCACGCACATCCAAGCCGTAATGACCAAAGGATTGAATTTGCTCAAAGTTGTTAACAGTGAATAGGGTGAAGTCGAGTTCATAGTCGGTCGCCAGCAGCTGTGCGCCGGTGACCTTGGTGACGGTGGCCAAGCTATTGCCATTGCAATCCGTGTGCTGATAAT
This window encodes:
- a CDS encoding DUF3570 domain-containing protein, with the protein product MAAISLSVRTATAWVLLFSMLLHTVCIAAGEWSYHALYYVESDDRVTVEDHVAAFKHSFGVDYDFSMDVGYDAISGASPTLRSNTAVLTQQDAQARQQQVALADEKSDKLILGFDPNADYRRQNVELEDIRRSVNASLLMRDALRNELTVGASFSKEEDYTSSSASVSQLWWADRRKNRSYSVGASVIYNESYVFTDGYADQYIDDNLMWDAEVSVSQVLSDKAHLSLSAYINHDRGYLSNHYQTIVRGIDLNNDQRIDRSEWLLAAEERPDQRTGGGVGALHVWQWNSGITSQLNYRYFDDDWGIASHTLNWALDIPVSDQLTVLPVMRVYQQQAAFFYKDADGSDIVFDGREYGSSDQRLGEYTAWHAQLGAQWRPWPQWRLDASAAFYQQSSDFDAYWLMLGGSYQY
- a CDS encoding DUF805 domain-containing protein; amino-acid sequence: MNWYINALKNYFNFSDRARRKEYWMFVLFYIIFYAISAAIDFAVGASGIILMVYALAMLIPSISVGVRRLHDTNRSGWWMLISLVPLVGAIILLVFLVQDSRDEDNRYGDSPKLAAA
- a CDS encoding DUF885 domain-containing protein — protein: MKRLLKWTGAVSLSAVVLASGFAAHEWYAEKPVYLNNFLNRELLKEALTEPQNLTSLGFLETVGIDGHNAKLNDLSPERRDEQHQRMIAGREVLLQYDDAALTEQERLSKAIALYLLDQQIDGYRFRFHDYPVNQLFGVQNWFPSFMDSQHQVTDLTSVEHYLARLGAVELQFQQLLKGLQQREQRGVLPPRFVVDRVLDEMSGFVNTPAKDNILYTSLAKRLAESEVATSQHEELLAATEVAIQSQVYPAYQGLIDYFTAVRPNTSSDDGVWKLPDGDDYYRYQLRRQTTTELSPEAIHAMGLSEVARIQRQILDILQQQGVSDSDDFVIAIDALAQRSDQYYPDTAQGREQILQDYRDIITEIEDNLAGVFGRTPQAGVEVRRIPEFKEKTAPGAYYMHPSIDGSRPGRFFANLYDIKATPKYGMRTLAYHEAVPGHHFQIALAMEAEGIPFLRKASPFTAFTEGWALYAEYLAWEMGMQDQPFDNVGRLQAELFRAVRLVVDTGLHAKRWTREQAIDYMAANTGIAMSDVVSEIERYIVNPGQATAYKVGMMKILELREKAKQQLGEQFNLADFHDEMLRNGAMPMALLEGSVERYIAARASTGLPIASGE
- a CDS encoding substrate-binding periplasmic protein, with product MTTQTRIQRIFATLLTLLALTAHSEDKQVSIAVGSWPPFLSQEQQHDGYVAHLIRDVFESQGYQVSIQFMPWERAYREAAAGQHDATAVWMDKEERRLDFWYSDPVLSETFVFFHRSSEPFDWQNYSDLSDLTLGGGISYSYGEAMDQAIQDGTITLQRVSTTLQNFNRLAAGYIDAFPEEMSVGYFNLRQLPHVYDEIRHHSKPILQNNSFVLFPRGEAKSQQLRKDFNQGLQKFRDSGRYQNYYNNFNAGRYDLKPNSGQ
- a CDS encoding DJ-1 family glyoxalase III, giving the protein MANVVVFIAHGTEEIEALTCIDVCRRAGIDTTIAAVGDELQVKAAHGVTLTADCLAADCVNQTWDAVILPGGMPGAQNLADSPAVSSVLAEQHRQQKWIAAICAAPAVVLAGQQLLSGRRATCYPGFEEALLESATMCVTEPIIVDGHFITSRGPATAMVFALRVVAAVAGDEAARAIAKDLLLA
- a CDS encoding PKD domain-containing protein; its protein translation is MALGLSGVSTVHATEALHPQWVKVAQEHEFSADYQWESGWNNSGSHTLTIDRAGASFIKVHFDQFQLPAGMTLVVSNSDGSEQYRYAGHQPSSMQKATHASSGGFAAMSVSADRVHIRVEGTPTGNDSASVSIGHLQQGFSELELSSGPDMSIMSTCGIMERRDVMCWANSHPTEFERSRPTAKLLFGGGVCTAWRVGEGNRVMTNNHCISSANDVANAEVWFNYQHTDCNGNSLATVTKVTGAQLLATDYELDFTLFTVNNFEQIQSFGHYGLDVREPVLGEGIFIPQHGAGNPKELSIESDKNSSGQCEIDVAVTGGRGSNTDTGYLCDTIGGSSGSPVLADSSNKVIALHHFGGCPNQGVLIDRIWPKISTFFDGIPDNDGGDGGQQAPIANFSVATEKLTAVFNNQSSDRDGTIESYAWDFGDGNTATDANPRHTYAMAGDYDVSLTVTDNDGLTDTSQQRITVQEDDGIPLLNPGETVSDLALQRGEWLMYKVKLPAAASNLSVRMSGGYGDADLYLRAAQQPDRDNYDCRPYSSGNNEACDVASPTAEYYYVGIRAFRSFSGVSLLMTHQ